The sequence below is a genomic window from Anaerocolumna chitinilytica.
TTTTTTGAGGCAGTGGACTGGAAGGAAGTTGCTGCTAATTATAAGAATCGTTAATCCATAATCCGTCCTAATTTCATAGACCATGTAATAATAGAGAAAGTACCATAAAGTCTTATATACCTTACAGGACTTTATGGTACTTTCTCTTTATTTTTTTCAGCTCTGCAGCCCATTGCTTTCCTAAAACTACAGTAAGAGGTATTACCTGCCAAACAGCTCTTTTTGAAAAAGAGAGACCTCAAGATTCTCCATTACACCTCTTTGGCGATGTCGGTGTAAAACAATAACTGAGATTATGATACAACCTGCCGCTACTGCCCTGCTATCATTTAACAATAGGGAGGAAATACCAAAGCAGATAAAAGTAACAATGCTTTTACAGGCATCCGGACTTATCCTGAGGATGCAGGAAAATATCAGATAGAATAATATCAGAAGGCAAAGTGGTGTGATTATAGGATACAAGCCCATAAGTACCCCAAAGGATACGGCTATCGCCTTTCCTCCTCGCCCATGC
It includes:
- a CDS encoding glycerol-3-phosphate acyltransferase yields the protein MRYLFFIAAGYCCGSILFAYFLPKIFYHVDITQMSEDKNPGTHNVFKYGNKRVGIEVLILELLKGFLPIYLGAQFLDINNNIFAVVMAAPVLGHAYPLYRHGRGGKAIAVSFGVLMGLYPIITPLCLLILFYLIFSCILRISPDACKSIVTFICFGISSLLLNDSRAVAAGCIIISVIVLHRHRQRGVMENLEVSLFQKELFGR